In a single window of the Streptomyces sp. NBC_00285 genome:
- a CDS encoding SGNH/GDSL hydrolase family protein: MAVQQRAIRGGPLALLLALIAVLAGPVTPAEAGRQADGHGWTGTWATAPSEHYEVSGMSEVTVRMPVRTSVGGSRVRVRLSNAYATEPVTIGHATVGLRDGGSAVTQPYEVRFGGQRQVTIPAGGTAVSDPVRFPLPAGADLVVSLYLSGQVTHITDHWWAQQTVYWTDYQAGDHAADTGGDAFTWTTTSWPFLSGVDVSAPKARAVVALGDSITDGSYSTADTNRRWPDLLSARLNACRPGAGVLNAGITSNRITAGTETNPSALDRLERDVLSQPGARTLILFEGINDLGGASAEQIIAGMKTIASRAHQRGMRVVGATITPYKGFTWGGWTEETEARRQRVNAFVRHSGHVFDAYADFDRAVRDPADPQRLAEAYDSGDHLHPDDAGMKAFADSIDLTSLGLGRGCP; encoded by the coding sequence ATGGCCGTACAACAACGCGCGATACGCGGCGGGCCCCTCGCCCTGCTGCTGGCGCTCATCGCCGTCCTGGCGGGGCCGGTGACACCCGCCGAGGCCGGCCGGCAGGCCGACGGGCACGGCTGGACCGGCACGTGGGCGACGGCCCCGAGCGAGCACTACGAGGTCTCGGGCATGTCCGAGGTCACGGTGCGGATGCCGGTGCGCACCAGCGTCGGCGGCTCCCGGGTACGCGTCCGGCTGTCCAACGCGTACGCCACCGAGCCGGTGACGATCGGTCACGCGACCGTGGGGCTGCGCGACGGCGGCTCCGCCGTCACGCAACCGTACGAGGTGCGGTTCGGCGGACAGCGGCAGGTGACGATCCCGGCGGGCGGCACAGCGGTCAGCGACCCGGTCCGGTTCCCGCTGCCCGCCGGTGCCGACCTGGTGGTCAGCCTCTATCTGTCCGGTCAGGTCACACACATCACCGACCACTGGTGGGCGCAGCAGACCGTGTACTGGACGGACTACCAGGCCGGTGACCACGCCGCCGACACCGGCGGTGACGCCTTCACCTGGACCACCACCAGCTGGCCGTTCCTGTCCGGCGTCGACGTGAGCGCGCCCAAGGCGCGGGCGGTGGTGGCACTCGGCGACTCGATCACCGACGGGTCCTACTCGACGGCCGACACCAACCGGCGTTGGCCCGACCTGCTGTCCGCGCGGCTGAACGCCTGTCGGCCCGGCGCCGGGGTGCTCAACGCGGGCATCACCAGCAACCGGATCACCGCCGGGACCGAGACCAACCCCTCCGCGCTGGACCGCCTCGAACGGGATGTGCTGTCCCAGCCGGGGGCCAGGACCCTGATCCTCTTCGAGGGGATCAACGACCTCGGAGGGGCGAGCGCCGAGCAGATCATCGCCGGGATGAAGACCATCGCGAGCCGGGCCCACCAGCGCGGTATGCGGGTCGTCGGCGCCACGATCACCCCGTACAAGGGCTTCACCTGGGGTGGCTGGACCGAGGAGACGGAGGCCCGGCGCCAGCGGGTCAACGCGTTCGTGCGGCACTCCGGCCATGTCTTCGACGCCTACGCCGACTTCGACCGGGCGGTACGCGACCCGGCCGACCCGCAGCGACTCGCCGAGGCGTACGACTCCGGCGACCATCTGCATCCCGACGACGCCGGCATGAAGGCCTTCGCCGACTCCATCGACCTGACCTCGCTCGGCCTCGGCCGCGGCTGTCCCTGA
- a CDS encoding DUF4091 domain-containing protein, protein MPRLARTPALIASFLAGALVATATTVIAAPDDDQHRPTTTWLTVKVADAMGTRDTVTWVPTGSFASSAEVRVPRYPMTAVEGKDTKDLALDAVRGEQVSAQLAIASGTSLNDVHAKVGDLTGPGGAKLDGDSTRVRFVKYVPVQRSKSEVDWSATIDQVSSAKEVSGDRNPDVVGDPLEDRDSVDVPAYAAQPLWFTFNIPKNARPGTYRGTVRVDVGDDTQATYPLTIKVADATVPAPADYSFFLDVWAQPETIAQAHKVKLWSKEHWKLIGAYDRDLASRGQKVINTTIVDNPWHHQWSLGTRESQTATPYSSMVGWTWNGTKFAFDFARWDKYVETARKAGLGPDIGAFSMLAFQDQEHLTYTDTRTRRTVYENVDLGGTRWRQAWGAYLPAFEAHLKNKGWLKDTWLSFDERPISTMTVVKDFVHEVAPVFDDRISVAGSISTEGVASNLSVDWGGIDAMTKEKAAQRRAAGKITTFYVYGAPAHPNTLSYSPAVESRMLPWISAERDLDGFLRWSYNSWTSDPFKQPVHIFTQGDEYLVYPGKNGPMSSIRWEQLKEGIEDFELIKQLRAKDGGDSAALTEALTTATRDLDGRTKNVTDIETARAAVVKGLTS, encoded by the coding sequence ATGCCACGGCTCGCCCGTACACCTGCCCTCATCGCGTCCTTCCTCGCCGGCGCACTCGTCGCGACGGCCACCACCGTCATCGCGGCCCCCGACGACGACCAGCACAGACCGACCACCACCTGGCTGACCGTGAAGGTCGCCGACGCCATGGGCACCAGGGACACCGTCACCTGGGTCCCCACCGGCTCCTTCGCAAGCTCCGCGGAGGTCCGCGTCCCCCGCTATCCGATGACCGCCGTCGAGGGCAAGGACACCAAGGACCTGGCCCTGGACGCCGTACGCGGCGAACAGGTCTCCGCGCAGCTCGCCATCGCCTCCGGCACCAGCCTCAACGACGTGCACGCGAAGGTCGGCGACCTGACCGGGCCCGGTGGCGCCAAGCTCGACGGCGACAGCACCCGGGTGCGGTTCGTGAAGTACGTCCCCGTGCAGCGCTCCAAGAGCGAGGTCGACTGGTCGGCCACCATCGACCAGGTCAGCTCCGCCAAGGAGGTCTCCGGCGACCGCAACCCGGACGTCGTCGGCGACCCGCTGGAGGACCGCGACTCCGTCGACGTCCCCGCGTACGCCGCCCAGCCGCTCTGGTTCACCTTCAACATCCCGAAGAACGCCAGGCCCGGCACGTACAGGGGAACGGTCCGCGTCGACGTCGGCGACGACACGCAGGCCACGTACCCGCTCACCATCAAGGTCGCCGACGCCACCGTCCCGGCGCCCGCCGACTACTCGTTCTTCCTCGACGTCTGGGCGCAGCCGGAGACCATCGCACAGGCCCACAAGGTCAAGCTGTGGTCGAAGGAGCACTGGAAGCTCATCGGGGCGTACGACCGTGATCTGGCCTCGCGCGGGCAGAAGGTCATCAACACGACGATCGTCGACAACCCCTGGCACCACCAGTGGTCGCTCGGCACCCGGGAGTCGCAGACCGCGACGCCGTACTCCAGCATGGTCGGCTGGACGTGGAACGGGACGAAGTTCGCCTTCGACTTCGCCCGCTGGGACAAGTACGTCGAGACCGCGAGGAAGGCCGGGCTCGGCCCCGACATCGGCGCCTTCTCGATGCTGGCGTTCCAGGACCAGGAACACCTCACCTACACCGACACCCGGACCCGCAGGACGGTCTACGAGAACGTCGATCTGGGCGGGACCCGCTGGCGCCAGGCGTGGGGCGCCTATCTGCCCGCCTTCGAGGCCCATCTGAAGAACAAGGGCTGGCTGAAGGACACCTGGCTGTCCTTCGACGAGCGGCCGATCAGCACCATGACGGTGGTCAAGGACTTCGTCCACGAGGTGGCGCCGGTCTTCGACGACCGGATCTCCGTGGCCGGCTCGATCAGCACGGAGGGCGTCGCGTCGAACCTGTCGGTCGACTGGGGCGGCATCGACGCGATGACGAAGGAGAAGGCGGCGCAGCGGCGCGCGGCCGGCAAGATCACCACGTTCTACGTGTACGGCGCGCCCGCCCACCCCAACACCCTGTCGTACTCCCCCGCCGTCGAGTCGCGGATGCTCCCCTGGATCTCCGCCGAGCGCGATCTCGACGGGTTCCTGCGCTGGTCGTACAACAGCTGGACCAGCGACCCCTTCAAACAGCCCGTGCACATCTTCACCCAGGGCGACGAATACCTGGTCTACCCGGGGAAGAACGGGCCGATGTCCAGCATCCGCTGGGAGCAACTCAAGGAAGGCATCGAGGACTTCGAGCTCATCAAGCAGCTGCGCGCGAAGGACGGCGGTGACAGCGCCGCCCTCACCGAGGCCCTCACCACGGCCACCCGGGATCTGGACGGCCGTACGAAGAACGTGACCGACATCGAGACCGCGCGGGCGGCCGTGGTGAAGGGGCTGACGTCATGA
- a CDS encoding beta-galactosidase — protein MRGRGRSLLLAFLLTVMSLTAPAATAAMSPAQAETQAAPSAGKRHTVTYDQYSVRVDDKPLYIWGAELHYFRLPSPDAWRDVLQKIKAGGFNAVSLYFDWGYHSAKPGSYDFTGIRDVERLLDEAERAGLYVIARPGPYINAEVSGGGMPAWRSAQAGVNRTSEPEYLNAAREWMSRINPIIARHQLTRGTGSVILYQVENEYQGGRHDADYMQTLIDWAKQDGIDVPTFVNDGGANQNWVSGKGAPDIYGFDAYPQGFDCKDPDTWKNLPDYSYVNEWKPQSPLIIPEAQGGAFDPWGGTGYQDCAKLTGTDFTRVFGKMNIAAGVTGQSFYMTYGGTNWGWLADPNAVYTSYDYGAPINESRQLTVKYQEFKRLGYFVNSVGSLARTDKAQAPAPSDEALRIDRRVNPDDGTQFFTVRHADTRVKDKDETTLSLSGADGDYPRVPQQGAITVDGRDAKLLVAGYDLGDQRLVYSTSEIMTHATIGDREVALLYGRAGEAGETVLRYAKRPQVKVLAGDVTATWDAERGDLRLNYTHKGLARVRVNGLELLIADVAETAHWWRQDTSAGPVLVRGPSLVRTADVAGGTLKLTGDSAKSAKIEVIADAKRVTWNGRRTTVTEAPEPVRLPALSAWKYKEEAPESAPDFDDSSWTTAARLTAANAALNGSLPVLAMDEYGYHHGNVWYRGRFRTTGAATALALTADTGPTGQYAVWLNGRYLGSSGDGAHTFDIPSGTLKAGGDNVLAVLAENAGHNEEWGHDYSKEPRGLLGAEVIGGASTLTWRIQGSRGSENPVDTARGPYNNGGLYGERAGWSLPGYPDAGWKRTALAAGSAATEPGVRWYRTDAKLDLPKRQDNAIALDLAEAAGGSTAYRAQIFVNGWLIGRYLPATGPQTRFVIPKGILREQGDNSIALAVWSNGKAAGPGSAKLVDLGATAGGIKVNTVAAPSYDAKTYAMPDAGARVSVEAEPFLSTGVATEVPVTLTVPKNAPTARAVHLSLTVPDGWNATADGATAFARVAPGASVTAVYTVTPPADPVHYAVLSATATLQQPGHPSTVTGERAVQVPPPGLSKDAYVSDLTLVKAVNGWGPVEKDLSNGEAAAGDGRTLTIAGAPYDKGLGVHANSQVRVYLGGSCTRFTAVAGVDDEVGDGGSVSFQVVADGRTLATTPVVSGSDGGTAVDVDVSGARWLDLLVDGGGDVSSDHADWANAELTCKGGS, from the coding sequence ATGAGAGGGCGCGGGAGATCCCTGCTGCTCGCCTTCCTGCTGACCGTCATGTCGCTGACCGCTCCGGCTGCCACCGCGGCGATGTCACCTGCCCAGGCGGAGACCCAGGCGGCGCCCTCCGCGGGAAAGCGGCACACGGTCACCTACGACCAGTACTCCGTGCGGGTCGACGACAAACCCCTCTACATCTGGGGCGCCGAGCTGCACTACTTCCGGCTGCCCAGCCCGGACGCCTGGCGTGACGTGCTCCAGAAGATCAAGGCGGGCGGCTTCAACGCGGTCTCCCTGTACTTCGACTGGGGCTACCACTCCGCCAAGCCGGGCAGTTACGACTTCACCGGCATCCGTGATGTGGAGCGGCTGCTCGACGAGGCCGAGCGGGCAGGTCTGTATGTGATCGCCCGCCCCGGCCCCTACATCAACGCCGAGGTCTCCGGCGGCGGCATGCCCGCCTGGCGCTCGGCCCAGGCCGGCGTGAACCGCACCTCCGAGCCGGAGTACCTGAACGCGGCGCGGGAGTGGATGAGCCGGATCAACCCGATCATCGCGCGACACCAACTCACCCGCGGTACGGGCTCGGTGATCCTCTATCAGGTCGAGAACGAGTACCAGGGCGGGCGTCACGACGCGGACTACATGCAGACGCTCATCGACTGGGCCAAGCAGGACGGCATCGACGTGCCGACCTTCGTCAACGACGGCGGCGCCAACCAGAACTGGGTGAGCGGCAAGGGCGCCCCCGACATCTACGGCTTCGACGCCTACCCGCAGGGCTTCGACTGCAAGGACCCCGACACCTGGAAGAACCTGCCGGACTACTCCTACGTCAACGAGTGGAAGCCCCAGTCGCCGCTGATCATCCCGGAGGCACAGGGCGGCGCCTTCGACCCGTGGGGCGGCACCGGCTACCAGGACTGCGCGAAACTCACCGGCACCGACTTCACCCGGGTCTTCGGCAAGATGAACATCGCCGCCGGCGTCACCGGCCAGTCCTTCTACATGACGTACGGCGGCACCAACTGGGGCTGGCTCGCCGACCCCAACGCCGTCTACACGTCGTACGACTACGGGGCTCCGATCAACGAGTCCCGCCAACTCACCGTCAAGTACCAGGAGTTCAAGCGTCTCGGGTACTTCGTCAACTCGGTCGGCTCACTGGCGCGGACCGACAAGGCCCAGGCACCGGCCCCCTCCGACGAGGCGCTGCGCATCGACCGGCGCGTCAACCCCGACGACGGCACCCAGTTCTTCACCGTCCGGCACGCCGACACCCGGGTGAAGGACAAGGACGAGACGACGCTGTCCCTGTCGGGTGCGGACGGCGACTATCCACGCGTGCCGCAGCAGGGCGCGATCACCGTCGACGGCCGGGACGCCAAACTCCTCGTCGCCGGCTACGACCTGGGCGACCAGCGGCTCGTCTACTCCACCTCGGAGATCATGACGCACGCCACCATCGGCGACCGCGAGGTGGCCCTGTTGTACGGACGGGCGGGCGAGGCCGGCGAGACCGTACTGCGGTACGCGAAGCGGCCCCAGGTGAAGGTGCTCGCCGGCGACGTCACCGCCACCTGGGACGCCGAACGCGGCGACCTGCGCCTGAACTACACCCACAAGGGGCTGGCCCGGGTGCGGGTGAACGGCCTGGAACTGCTGATAGCCGACGTCGCCGAGACCGCCCACTGGTGGCGGCAGGACACCTCCGCCGGGCCGGTCCTGGTACGCGGCCCGTCCCTGGTCCGTACGGCCGACGTCGCGGGCGGCACACTGAAGTTGACTGGTGACTCCGCCAAGTCTGCGAAGATCGAGGTCATCGCGGACGCGAAGAGGGTCACCTGGAACGGCCGCAGGACCACCGTCACCGAAGCGCCGGAGCCGGTCCGGCTGCCCGCGCTGTCGGCATGGAAGTACAAGGAGGAAGCCCCGGAATCCGCCCCGGACTTCGACGACTCCTCCTGGACCACGGCCGCCCGCCTGACCGCCGCCAACGCCGCGCTGAACGGCTCGCTGCCGGTGCTCGCGATGGACGAGTACGGCTACCACCACGGCAACGTCTGGTACCGGGGCCGGTTCAGGACCACCGGTGCGGCGACCGCGCTCGCGCTGACCGCCGACACCGGCCCGACCGGCCAGTACGCGGTCTGGCTCAACGGCCGCTACCTCGGCAGCTCCGGCGACGGCGCACACACCTTCGACATCCCCTCCGGCACCCTCAAGGCCGGCGGCGACAACGTGCTCGCCGTCCTGGCCGAGAACGCGGGCCACAACGAGGAATGGGGCCACGACTACTCCAAGGAGCCGCGCGGTCTGCTCGGCGCCGAGGTGATCGGCGGGGCCTCCACCCTCACCTGGAGGATCCAGGGCAGCCGTGGCAGCGAGAACCCGGTCGACACCGCACGCGGCCCGTACAACAACGGCGGGCTGTACGGAGAGCGGGCCGGCTGGTCGCTGCCCGGTTATCCGGACGCCGGCTGGAAGCGCACCGCACTCGCCGCCGGCTCCGCGGCGACGGAGCCCGGCGTGCGGTGGTACCGCACCGACGCGAAGCTGGATCTGCCCAAGAGGCAGGACAACGCGATCGCGCTGGACCTGGCGGAGGCCGCCGGCGGCAGCACGGCCTACCGTGCGCAGATCTTCGTCAACGGCTGGCTGATCGGACGCTATCTGCCCGCCACCGGACCCCAGACCCGTTTCGTCATCCCCAAGGGCATCCTGCGCGAGCAGGGCGACAACAGCATCGCCCTGGCGGTGTGGTCCAACGGCAAGGCGGCCGGCCCTGGTTCGGCCAAGCTCGTCGACCTCGGCGCAACGGCCGGCGGGATCAAGGTGAACACGGTGGCCGCGCCCTCGTACGACGCGAAGACGTACGCCATGCCGGACGCCGGGGCCCGGGTCTCCGTGGAAGCCGAGCCGTTCCTGAGCACCGGCGTGGCCACCGAGGTCCCCGTCACGCTCACCGTGCCGAAGAACGCCCCCACCGCCCGCGCCGTCCACCTGTCACTGACCGTCCCGGACGGCTGGAACGCGACCGCGGACGGGGCCACCGCCTTCGCACGGGTCGCGCCCGGCGCGTCGGTGACCGCCGTGTACACCGTGACCCCGCCCGCCGACCCGGTTCACTACGCCGTGCTGTCCGCGACCGCCACGCTGCAACAGCCCGGCCACCCGTCCACGGTGACCGGCGAGCGGGCCGTGCAGGTGCCGCCGCCGGGGCTCTCCAAGGACGCCTACGTCAGCGATCTGACCCTGGTCAAGGCCGTCAACGGCTGGGGGCCCGTCGAGAAGGACCTGTCCAACGGCGAGGCCGCCGCCGGTGACGGACGCACCCTCACCATCGCCGGCGCCCCCTACGACAAGGGTCTCGGTGTCCACGCGAACAGCCAGGTCAGGGTCTATCTCGGCGGAAGCTGCACCCGGTTCACCGCCGTCGCCGGGGTGGACGACGAGGTCGGTGACGGCGGCAGCGTCTCCTTCCAGGTGGTCGCCGACGGCCGCACCCTCGCCACCACCCCGGTCGTGTCCGGCTCCGACGGCGGCACCGCCGTCGACGTGGACGTGTCCGGGGCCCGCTGGCTGGACCTGCTGGTCGACGGGGGCGGCGACGTCTCCAGCGATCACGCCGACTGGGCGAACGCCGAGCTGACCTGTAAGGGCGGTTCCTGA
- a CDS encoding GDSL-type esterase/lipase family protein, which translates to MLGVVGHRRRLAALAAGTVAVLAGLLLPAAPTAHAAPAQQTQAGTQAGKQKGTQGWTGTWATAQHAAYDPGTSEVTVRIPVRVSAGGSSVRIRLTNGFTTEPVTIGHATVGLREGGSAVTKPRRLSFGGKSEVTIPAGGQAASDQVRLTVPALSDVVVSLYFPGRLTHISQHWMGLQTVYWTPDGGGDHAGDAAGGAFTRTDSTFPFLTGVDVRGGSAAGSVVALGDSITDGASSTSNADRRWPDYVATRLSACTTTAGVLNEGISGNRITAGTDGNPSALERLERDVLTQPNARTVVLFEGVNDLSWGGATGDQVIDGMKEIARRVHARGLRLIGATVVPYRGWGDWWTEAKEADRQKVNAFVRDSGGILDGYADFDRAVRDPADPTRYAAAFDSGDHLHPNDTGMKAFADSVDLPGLRVARDCPSTRVRLTPYRPSLGTGGQGTKITATLTNDGSTVATSLRTRLELPAGWSAESAGGAPLRTLGPGQSTTVAWTVSPGSDTAWGTHPLGVRSSYRQSGRQRFDADEVDATVIPVPSGVRAPYRTTATTDDAQYAQNGDQFAIWAGGQDLSGWKDEKAAVYLPGAAPAVGSVTARVVGQSGSGPSAKAGIAVANDLTAPEKGGYAVLTMSAQFGLEFLTDSDGDGRLDTWAGGGSSYHPAWLRLVRDGTTYTAYASADGAAWQQVAAATVPSASGDGDAGLVASAVNLNYPGQSTTAVFDSFSTTK; encoded by the coding sequence GTGCTCGGAGTTGTCGGACACCGAAGAAGACTGGCGGCCCTGGCCGCGGGCACGGTCGCCGTGCTGGCAGGGCTGCTGCTCCCGGCGGCCCCCACGGCGCACGCGGCACCGGCGCAGCAGACACAGGCGGGGACACAGGCAGGGAAGCAGAAGGGGACGCAGGGCTGGACGGGGACCTGGGCCACCGCCCAGCACGCCGCGTACGACCCGGGCACCTCCGAGGTGACCGTGCGCATTCCGGTACGGGTGAGCGCGGGCGGGTCCAGCGTGCGCATCCGGCTGACCAACGGCTTCACCACCGAACCGGTGACGATCGGGCACGCCACGGTCGGACTGCGTGAGGGCGGCAGCGCCGTCACCAAGCCGCGCCGGCTGAGCTTCGGCGGGAAGAGCGAGGTGACGATCCCGGCCGGCGGGCAGGCGGCCAGTGACCAGGTCCGGCTCACCGTGCCCGCCCTGAGCGACGTGGTGGTCAGCCTGTACTTCCCGGGCCGGCTCACCCACATCAGCCAGCACTGGATGGGCCTGCAGACCGTCTACTGGACACCTGACGGCGGCGGCGACCACGCCGGGGACGCCGCCGGAGGGGCCTTCACCCGGACCGACTCCACCTTCCCGTTCCTGACCGGGGTCGATGTGCGGGGCGGTAGCGCGGCGGGCTCCGTCGTGGCGCTCGGCGACTCCATCACCGACGGGGCGTCCTCCACGTCGAACGCCGATCGGCGCTGGCCCGACTACGTGGCCACCCGGCTGTCCGCCTGCACGACCACCGCCGGAGTACTGAATGAGGGCATCAGCGGCAACCGGATCACGGCCGGTACGGACGGCAATCCCTCGGCGCTCGAACGGCTGGAGCGCGATGTCCTGACCCAGCCGAACGCCCGCACAGTGGTCCTCTTCGAAGGTGTCAACGACCTCAGCTGGGGCGGCGCCACCGGCGACCAGGTGATCGACGGCATGAAGGAGATCGCCCGGCGTGTGCACGCCCGCGGCCTGCGGCTGATCGGCGCGACCGTCGTCCCGTACCGGGGCTGGGGCGACTGGTGGACCGAGGCCAAGGAGGCCGACCGGCAGAAGGTCAACGCGTTCGTCCGGGACTCCGGCGGGATCCTCGACGGGTACGCCGACTTCGACCGGGCGGTACGCGACCCGGCCGACCCCACCCGCTATGCCGCCGCGTTCGACTCCGGCGACCATCTGCACCCCAACGACACCGGGATGAAGGCCTTCGCCGACTCCGTCGACCTGCCCGGCCTGCGCGTGGCACGCGACTGCCCCTCGACCCGCGTCCGCCTCACCCCGTACCGGCCGAGTCTGGGGACCGGCGGCCAGGGCACGAAGATCACGGCGACGCTGACCAACGACGGCTCCACGGTCGCCACCAGCCTCCGCACCCGGCTGGAGCTCCCGGCCGGCTGGTCCGCCGAATCGGCGGGCGGCGCGCCCCTGCGCACCCTCGGCCCCGGGCAGAGCACCACCGTCGCCTGGACCGTCTCCCCCGGCTCCGACACCGCCTGGGGCACCCACCCGTTGGGGGTCCGCAGCTCCTACCGCCAAAGCGGGCGCCAACGGTTCGACGCCGACGAGGTGGACGCCACGGTCATCCCCGTCCCCTCCGGCGTGCGAGCGCCGTACCGGACGACCGCGACCACCGACGACGCCCAATACGCGCAGAACGGCGACCAGTTCGCCATCTGGGCGGGCGGCCAGGACCTGTCCGGGTGGAAGGACGAGAAGGCCGCCGTCTATCTGCCCGGCGCCGCGCCCGCCGTCGGCTCCGTGACGGCCCGCGTCGTCGGGCAGAGCGGCAGCGGGCCCTCCGCCAAGGCCGGGATCGCCGTCGCCAACGACCTGACCGCGCCCGAGAAGGGCGGCTACGCCGTGCTGACCATGTCCGCGCAGTTCGGCCTGGAGTTCCTGACCGACAGCGACGGCGACGGCCGCCTGGACACCTGGGCCGGTGGCGGCTCCTCCTACCACCCCGCCTGGCTGAGACTCGTCCGCGACGGGACCACGTACACGGCCTACGCCAGTGCCGACGGAGCCGCCTGGCAGCAGGTCGCCGCCGCCACCGTGCCGTCCGCGAGCGGCGACGGCGACGCGGGTCTGGTCGCGAGCGCCGTCAACCTCAACTACCCCGGCCAGAGCACCACCGCGGTCTTCGACTCCTTCTCCACGACCAAGTGA
- a CDS encoding alpha-L-fucosidase, producing the protein MAVNRRDFMTTAAAVGGAVLLAPPGTAQALTGIADYQPTRTSLDTHPVPRWYKDAKFGIFVHWGIYSAIAGATPRSASEWYLWYQSTKDTAEWKYHRDTYGENVTYDDLIPQFTAHDYDPDAWVRLFEQAGAEYFALTSKHHDGFALYPSKVTNRHSMAYGPKRDLVGELMTAARKRGTVRPGLYYSLGEFFNPAIGRPMRNFYTDQDIPMTGYKPVTDYVGDYELKQLYEIIDRYDPELLWADGQWFRPTGNPPWRSEEPMAHYYNRAKNRKHPKGVVINDRFDTHFDFATYEQRTNPTMDPQKWECCMTIGYSWGYNKHEPDEDYKTSEFLIQLLADVVSKNGNLLLNIGPKADGTIPAIMQERLRDIGAWLKVNGPAIYGSAPWVRAEEEGSPLGIRYTVSPGTFNIIVLGAPSGTLSIPGDIPISATSRIRLLGTSGTLRWTRRDGKIHIAVPSSLPSRIANVFTVDWNR; encoded by the coding sequence ATGGCAGTCAATCGCAGGGACTTCATGACCACGGCTGCCGCCGTCGGCGGCGCCGTACTCCTCGCCCCGCCCGGCACCGCCCAGGCCCTCACCGGCATTGCCGACTACCAGCCGACCAGGACGTCGCTCGACACCCACCCGGTGCCGCGCTGGTACAAGGACGCCAAGTTCGGCATCTTCGTCCACTGGGGCATCTACTCGGCCATCGCCGGCGCGACACCGAGAAGCGCCTCCGAGTGGTACCTGTGGTACCAGAGCACCAAGGACACCGCTGAGTGGAAGTACCACCGCGACACCTACGGCGAGAACGTCACCTACGACGACCTCATCCCGCAGTTCACCGCGCACGACTACGACCCGGACGCCTGGGTGCGGCTGTTCGAGCAGGCGGGCGCCGAGTACTTCGCGCTGACCAGCAAGCACCACGACGGATTCGCCCTCTACCCCAGCAAGGTGACGAACCGTCACTCCATGGCGTACGGCCCGAAGCGTGACCTCGTCGGCGAACTGATGACGGCGGCCCGCAAGCGCGGCACCGTACGGCCCGGTCTGTACTACTCGCTCGGCGAGTTCTTCAACCCGGCGATCGGCCGGCCCATGCGCAACTTCTACACCGACCAGGACATCCCGATGACCGGCTACAAGCCGGTGACGGACTACGTCGGCGACTACGAGCTCAAGCAGCTGTACGAGATCATCGACCGCTACGACCCGGAACTGCTGTGGGCGGACGGACAGTGGTTCCGCCCCACCGGCAACCCGCCCTGGCGCAGCGAAGAACCCATGGCCCACTACTACAACCGGGCCAAGAACCGTAAGCACCCCAAGGGTGTCGTGATCAACGACCGGTTCGACACCCACTTCGACTTCGCGACGTACGAGCAGCGCACCAACCCCACGATGGACCCGCAGAAGTGGGAGTGCTGCATGACCATCGGCTACTCCTGGGGTTACAACAAGCACGAGCCGGACGAGGACTACAAGACCTCCGAGTTCCTGATCCAGCTGCTCGCCGACGTGGTCAGCAAGAACGGCAACCTGCTGCTCAACATCGGCCCCAAGGCGGACGGCACGATCCCCGCCATCATGCAGGAGCGCCTGCGGGACATCGGCGCCTGGCTGAAGGTCAACGGCCCCGCGATCTACGGATCGGCGCCCTGGGTGCGGGCGGAGGAGGAAGGCAGCCCGCTCGGCATCCGGTACACCGTCTCGCCCGGCACGTTCAACATCATCGTCCTGGGCGCGCCCAGCGGCACCCTGTCCATACCCGGGGACATCCCGATCAGCGCCACCTCGCGGATCAGGCTCCTCGGCACGAGCGGCACCCTGAGGTGGACCCGCCGCGACGGAAAGATCCACATCGCCGTCCCGTCGTCCCTTCCCAGCCGTATCGCCAACGTCTTCACCG